Genomic window (Daucus carota subsp. sativus chromosome 5, DH1 v3.0, whole genome shotgun sequence):
ATCTAATGAAAATCTTTCATTGATAGGTAGAAAATGTGCTGATTTGGTCAAACGATCGATAATCACCCAGATAGCGTCATGGTTAGCTCGGGTTCTTGGTAGTCCTACTACAAAATCCATAGCGAggtgttcccacttccattcagGGATATCCAGTGGTTGAAGCAATCCAATGGGTCTTTGATGTTCTGCTTTTACTCTCTGACACGTGTAACATTTGCTTacccattctgcaatctctTTCTTCATGtttggccaccaaaagttttctTTTAAATCCCTATACATTTTGGTACTTCCGGGATGGATTGAATATCTTGAATTGTGAGCTTCATGTAAAATTTCATGCTTCAATTCTGTGACATCAGGAATCCAAATACGAGAAGAAAATCTCAATATGCCTTCATCATccttttgactatttatctcttCACCAGACAACTTATCCTTCTCTTGAAGCATCACTTGCTCTTGACATCGTCGAATCTTCTCTAGCAACTCGGGTTGAAAGGTCATTGTATACATCACATTGTCTTGTGACTTCGGCATTCGAACCTCAAGTTCCaacttttcaaattcttttactAACTCTTTCGATGACATTAACATATTCAGTCTCTCCTTTCGGCTCAAAGCATCTGCCACCACATTTGCTTTTCCAGGATGGTAGTTTATTGTACAATCATAATCTTTTATCAGCTCCAACCATCGTCTTTGTCTCATATTCAATTCCTTTTGAGTAAAGATGTACTTTAAGCTCTTGTGGTCCGTATAGATTTCACACTTTTCTCCGTAtaaataatgtctccaaatcttaAGTGCAAAAACAATTGCTGCTAACTCCAAGTCATGAGTTGGATATTTCTGCTCGTGAGGCTTCAATTGCCGAGAAGCATAAGCAATCACTTTTCCATGTTGCATTAAACGCATCCTAGCCCTCTACGAGAAGCATCACTATAGATCACAAAATCCCCTTTTTCATCTGGTAAAACCAACACTGGTGCTGATACCAACCTCTTCTTTAGTTCTTGAAAACTCTCTTCACACTTGTCTGTCCATACAAACTTCTCGTTCTTTCTGGTCAACTTTGTCAATGGAACCGCAATCTTTGAAAAGTCCTGTACAAATCTCCGATAATATCCAGCTAATCCTAGAAAACTCCTAACTTCTGTGGGTGTCtttggcctttcccaattcattattGCTTCGATCTTTTCAGGGTCCACTTTGATGCCTTCACTGCTCACTACGTGACCAAGAAACTGAACTTTCTTTAgccaaaactcacatttagagaatttggcatacaacttctctttccTTAATATTCCAAGGACCATCCTCAAATGTTCGGCATGTTCTGCTTCCGTTttagaataaatcaaaatatcatcaataaaCACGATTACGAACTTGtccaaatatttcttaaaaactcTGTTCATCAAGTCCATGAATGCGGCAGGTGCATTTGTCAGCCCAAAAGACATCACTAAGAACTCGTAATGTCCATACCTCGTACGAAATGCCGTTTTAGGTATATCTTCCGCTTTGATCTTCAACTGGTGATAACCGGATCTCAAATCAATCTTAGAGAAACATGTCGCTCCCTTTAATTGATCAAACAGATCATCGATACGTGGTAATGGATATTTATTCTTAATGGTTAACTTATTAAGTTCACGATAGTCGATACACAACCTCATGCTTCCATCCTTTTTCTTGACAAACAAAACCGGCGCTCCCCATGGTGATACGCTTGGTCGAATAAATCCTTTATCTAATAATTCCTGTAATTGCATAGCTAACTCTTTCATTTCTACAGGTGCCATTCGATAAGGAGCTTTCGATACAGGTTCAGTTCCGGGTGCCAAATCAATCGTGAATTCTATCTCTCGGTCTGGTGGCAATCCAGGTAACTCGTCCGGGAAAACATCGGAAAATTCATTAACAATTGGAATTTCCTTTATCTTGGGTGGTTCCCTACTAACATCGACTACATGAGCTAGATAGGCCTCACATCCTTGCCTTAATAATCTTTTTGCTTGAATCATCGTCAAAAACTTTTTCTCTAGCTTTCGCCCTCGAAAGACGACTTCCTTATTATCCTTGGACTTTAATCTCACTTTCTTATTCTTGCACTCAATTTGAGCATCATGGTCTGCTAGCCAATCCATTCCTAGAATAATATCAAATTCTCCTAACTTGAATGGTATCAAGTTCGCGAAGAAATGACAACCTTCTATCTCTATGTCACAACTAGGACAAATACTATCAACCGATACTTTATCCTGATTAGCCACTTCTATAACTAAGTTGGGTTCTAACGGTTGAGTAGCACAATTCAATTTATCCACAAAGTTCTTTGATATAAAAGActtagtagctccagaatcaattaaTACTTTTGCATCTAAAGAATTCACAATAAGCATACCTGCAACCACATCTGAGTCCTGAACAGCATCTTTCATCGTCATATTAAAAGTTCTGGCTCTTGGTTGTACTGGAGGTGTCGGTGTTGGTGATCCAGCTATCCTCAGAACATTTGCTTGTTGAACAGGCTCCTTGCAATCTCTTGCCATATGGCCCAACTTGCCACACTTAAAACATGTCACGCCCTTCTTGCCTGAAGAACTAGTACATTCTGAAGAATAATGACCCTTCTTGTTACATTTGAAGCATGTGATGTTAGGCTTGTTACAGATTCCAGAATGCTTCCTCCCACAAGTCTTACATTCTGGGGCCGGTGGTCTATTACCTTTCTGTTGCTGATTCTGACCGGAGAAACGGTTACTCTGTCCAACATTTCCGGGCTTGGATCCTTGAAATCCTTTATTGGTTGGGTTGTCAGAACCTTTCCTGAATTTACCTTTAGACTTTCCACTTGATTGCCCTTGACTTTCTTCAgacttttcaaattttcttttcttactaTCGTTCTCTCTTTTTGACATCTCACTTTCACCTTCCACAATCATAGCCTTCTGAACCACTGCAGCATATGTTTGAAGCTCAAAAACTGCCACTCGACTACGTATCCATGACTTAAGTCCTTGTTGAAACCGTTTTGCCTTTTTGTGTTCCGTATTCACATATTCTGGCACAAACCTTGCCAATTCTGAGAACTTTGCCTCATATTCTGCCACAGTCATACCTTCCTGTTTCAATTCTAAAAACTTAACTTCCAACTGATCTTGTAAGTATTGAGGTAGatacttttccaaaaataactcCGTAAACCTTTCCCACGTAATAATACCATTTCCTTCTAAGGTCTTGGTGGACTCCCACCAAAAATTTGCCTCGTCTTTCAGGTAGAAACTTGCATATTCTGTTTTCTTATTTTCACCAACCTCCGTTAAAGCAAAAGCTTTTTCCATTTCCTTTATCCAGGACTTCGCTTTAATTGGATCTGTAGTTCCCCTAAATTCAGGTGGGTGGAGGGATTGGAAAGCTTTAAAGCTTCCGACTCGAGGAGCTTGGGGCTGCTGGTTCAAAGCAGCGGTTTGCAGCTGAAGAAGACGGAGAATTTGAGTCATGGTAGGGTCTTCTTGATCCCGACCTTGATTCTGATTACCCTCATCTGGGTTTGTTGGTGTGGTTGACATTTTTCTGATGAATAGACAAGCAACCTACTATTAGGCAACATGCTAACATGGCAATATATCATAAAACAATCTCTTCTTATCcaccttatatatataattccaacattttaaaCTTTTAGCACATGCAGCTCTATTACCACATAAGTTGCTTGCCATATCATAGAAATCATAAGGTAAGAGTTCAGGGTATTATTCTGAAACATAGGTATTAAGCATAGGTATTATCTGAAACTGATGTGAAAGGAACAGTATGGtgcaacaatgttatgaaaagAAATGCATAGGTAGTTATAACGATAATCAGGGTTACaaaaacaagtttgaaatgaaagacAACACAATAATGTGGCTACATGATCAAATAAGGGGAAAAACTGAGAAATATTCCATAAGTGTCACCAGCTGCACACCAACTACTACAACCAGCAAAACAAATCTAGGATAATATGGGTCATCTTGATGACTCGGCACCAACTCAAGTAACTCCAATCCTACTGGTATAGAGATACAACAACTACAAGTCACATATTCCATCCACCTGGCCAACTTATACACCTTATAAGCCTAGCCTTGGCATCACAAGTCAATGACGCTATCTAAACGTCTTCGACTCTAACTCAGACACGCTATTCTACTCTTATAAACTTAACTCGTTAAGACTATATCCAATAATCTCAACTGAACCCTATATGGGTTGGGAACGCACAATTAATTTATGTGGTTCTCCTAAGGCCTGCCTATTATAACTTGTTTCAGGGACCaaaacctgtagctctgataccaactgtgacgccCTCCCAATCCGGGGTCTAGATTGAGGAGTCACAAATCAACTTTAACATGCACAACCTGGATTTAACAATATAAATACTCAACCCCTTTACACCACAAGGATCTTTAACAGGTGATGGTATGAAACAAGTTACAACTACTAACCaaaataataagttataaaCTTATTACAGACCCTTAATAAATAGCATCAACCATAATTCCGACTTGGAATTATATAAAACATCTCAAAGGTACTGTTTTCAACGGTCCATACTAACATACTTACTCTCCACTGACTATCCAAAGCGTCCTCTACCTGAGCTGGTAAAGTAATCTCACGAAACAGAGAGGGGGATGTAGACAGTCTAACAAACTGAGCACCTATATCTGGCCATCTTCCTCTTGCTTAGCTGTCAGGGTTAGATAAACAACAGAATGAGCtacaaaagctcagcaagtaactaTAAAGAACAAATAAGTTAAACTATTCAACAAAATAAGATGGAGGGTTTTCAGTTATTGACTAAGGTTACAAAGGTCATGATAGAGATTCAAAGTTCAGGATCATTCCATAGAAATcattttgtaaatgattaattcataaaaacatttcacttctcaaaactTTTGTAAAATTTCCTTTTTCATAACATTTCCTTCAAATCAAACCTTtcatcaaaactttattttCCATCGCAAAACTATCTCGTTTTCAAAACAGTCCAACACCTGGACAATTCTTTTCATAAAACATTTTACTCGATTGGAGTGTATAACGCTCTGGATTGCACGGGTGATCAGCCACGTACAATCCCCATACCGGACTTTACAGTCCCTCTGGACGTGAATAGGGTACCCGAAAGGCAACTTATTTGGCCTTTCAAATGCCAGCCCTCACTGGTCTTCATAATGTGCCAGCCCTCACTGGTCTTCATAATCAAATAGCTGGGCCGGCGTTACTCGGCCACTTACGCCTCCAATCAATAGAATTCCGTGGAAAACCATTAAATTGGAAAACtttcttctttaaaaatatctttcattttaaaaaaaaacttaccaaCCTTCCAAATCATTTAGACACTTGCAATCACTTGCAAGTTTAAAATCattcttaatttcaaatatagaaaCAAGATCCATATTCTTGTGGAGGTCAAGCATATAGAAAGGAAATATTATTCAATCAAAAGATAGATATTCAGGATAAGAATATACTGGATACAGAAACATGATCTTCATGAAAGAGCTCGCGTTCAAAAGTGAGACAATATATTCAATGAGAAAGGAAATCAGGCTTTCATAATTCAAAGGGTAGTTCAGAGGTGACAGTACTTATCATCATTTATCAATAAGTTGCTTAAGAGAGAGAGGAAAGTTACTTGCCTCAACTCGTTTTCCACTTGATAAAGTAATCCTCTAACTGTCACCTAATGGAGCCTTTCCTTTCTTAAGCTTCGCGACCTCGTCTTTCGAATCTACACGCGTAATAATGCTAACTTTAGTATCCCTTTCAATACTCAACATTCACTTAGAACGTCTAAACTAACCTACCCCATCGATTCACGTATCATTTACTCGTATATAAACTTCATACAAATACACATGACATAATCACCTATAACTGTAACACGTAACACATAATCACATTTgtcacataaaatattataagcaggtaagttaataaaatacataGGTGCGcctctaaaaattattattattattatatataaaaattctggCAGCACCTCCTTTGttttatcaacttccagtcgGACTCAAGCCGACACCAACAACCCAAAACAACAGCATAATCAAGTAAAACTTCTATTACAaagaatatacatacatacatatatatatatatatatatatatatatatatatatatacctcatTTAAAACCAACCAACAACTTTATTGTCTCATCTTTCACCATTTAACTAATAccaaagttaaaattttataactcaAACCAAAAATCTAATTATTCCAATAAATCCGGAAGTTCATTtacttaaattttcatattaaacaCTTTTCCAGAGTCATTCATATAGcccttcaaataaattaaatactgATTTCAATATTCTAGCCAATGACAGCTCGCCacgtcatcatcttcttcaccaCATCAACCAGAATTTCTCTCTCCTCGAAGTCAACTGCCATAGCCAAACTTTGACCGCCTATAACTCATTCATTTTTAATCCGATTAACATGATTCAAGAGCCTATTCCAGCTAATTTTTCACAAGGAATTCAAATatgtcatttattttaaaatcagaGTTCATATAAGCCCTGAACGAACTGATTTACAGTAGCAGCCACTCCACTTTATTCCGGAAAAatataaacacataataacataatatactCATCATATGAACACAAAACATTTAGTCAAACATCAACAACACATAGCCAAACTAATTAAACCCTTTTCAAAAATCCAACATGCAACTCAGATTTCACATTTAAACAagataatatgaatatttttttggaCTCAAAGTAGCATCATCGTCCCCGCCGGCTCACCGGAGCTCATCACCGGCGGCGGCAAAACCCGGAGGTGCCCGAATCGGGTCTCCAATCACGGGTTTCACCAATTAACCATCGTTTAAGCCAAAGCCCCATGCTAATTTCATCAAAAACGAAGCATATTTTCAGAAATCAAACCCGCCACAAAGTGGGttcttcaaaaaaataagaCCATACATACAACTATACATACATACGAGCAAGTATCAAGAAGATGGAGACGAAAAGAAACTCAATTCAAGTCTCACCTCCAAGAGAGAGCAAGAGTTTATATCTAGTGAGAAGAGAAACAAAAGAGATAGGGTTTGGAGAGTTTTGCTCGCGACCCAGAAGAAGAGAATGGGGGGTGGGGGTCTGATTTAAGGGAGAAAAACGCAGGGGGTATAATGGTCATTCTGCATTAAAAACTGATTTTAACTTTACATTAATATATGCTGAAAATCCTGAAAGTGAgcttgtaaattataaaattgctATGAAATTGCTCTGAAGAACTcgaactatatttttaaaatatagaatatgaAATTACCTCTCTccccatattttaaaaataatttttgagcgcatagattattttatatgaattttacaagataatgcacaataattgaaataatgactaaataaatcattttaaaatagtaaATCACTGAAATAGATTCAACgatcatttttaaaaagtctCTAGGGATATTCTAGAGATAATAAAGCAATTTACATGATTTTATCAcatctcaaatattttacaaaaatatgtaagCTCATATACTCATAGTTTCacatgataaaatatttaaaattatctaaagccACATCAATCACATATTCCAACACGTACAAGTCATATAGCACGTAATCATACATCCCACAATCAAATCTCATACTTTCATTtaattaatgtatcaaattataattattcacaCTTTTCAATTTCCGTCATTTGCGTAAAATCCGATATCCTTTATCGGTCATAAATTCACTTTATCCACTTAACCTTATCAACACATACGGGTCACAAAATCATGTACCCATATATTTCCCATAAAGTTTATTACTCACTCATTTCTCGTTTAAATCCTCGTAAATAATCATTTTTCGGTTCTTTGACCGTTGGctcatattcataaatcatatagCACCTCATCCAActggaatataatataatatttatttattttctaatttcacATAAAATGGCACATTTGCATATAATATTCGAAATACAAGTCGCGAAATTCCCGgatattacataaaaaatataaattatgatttcatcCCACAAATAATATCGATGCCCCCTGCATGaacactaattttctaattaaaattagtcTTTTAACTAAAATCAgtcaatttgatatttaataataaatttattttttattatattaata
Coding sequences:
- the LOC135152885 gene encoding uncharacterized protein LOC135152885 produces the protein MSTTPTNPDEGNQNQGRDQEDPTMTQILRLLQLQTAALNQQPQAPRVGSFKAFQSLHPPEFRGTTDPIKAKSWIKEMEKAFALTEVGENKKTEYASFYLKDEANFWWESTKTLEGNGIITWERFTELFLEKYLPQYLQDQLEVKFLELKQEGMTVAEYEAKFSELARFVPEYVNTEHKKAKRFQQGLKSWIRSRVAVFELQTYAAVVQKAMIVEGESEMSKRENDSKKRKFEKSEESQGQSSGKSKGKFRKGSDNPTNKGFQGSKPGNVGQSNRFSGQNQQQKGNRPPAPECKTCGRKHSGICNKPNITCFKCNKKGHYSSECTSSSGKKGVTCFKCGKLGHMARDCKEPVQQANVLRIAGSPTPTPPVQPRARTFNMTMKDAVQDSDVVAVVT